In Bradyrhizobium sp. CCBAU 051011, the following are encoded in one genomic region:
- the mltG gene encoding endolytic transglycosylase MltG, translating to MSERPPISPRSPRAALEPERVPPPPKRSERARNPFVVVGNAIITILIILMIGAGTVYYYGRQILETPGPLKEDKIVNIPARAGKRDIADVLLREGVINVNPWAFIGGVFALKASSDLKPGEYSFQKNASLRDVIATIVEGKVVQHAVTIPEGLTSEQIVTRLLDNDIFAGSVREIPREGTLLPETYKFPRGTTREQVIQRMQQTQKRVLAEIWERRNPDVLVRSPEQLITLASIIEKETGRADERSRVAAVFTNRLRQRIKLQSDPTIIYGLVGGKGTLGRPIKRSEITQPSPYNTYVIEGLPPGPIANPGRASLEAAANPARTRDLFFVADGTGGHAFTETYDAHQKNVAKLRAMEKQIQNDTVEPTEDAPPPTAAGGAPADTNPTATTRPGGQKKPPRPATPPAPAAAPAPGRQGAAQSTTTPPVVQR from the coding sequence ATGAGTGAGAGGCCGCCCATTTCGCCACGAAGTCCGCGCGCTGCGCTGGAGCCGGAGCGGGTGCCGCCACCGCCGAAGCGGTCGGAGCGCGCCCGCAATCCATTCGTGGTGGTCGGCAATGCCATCATCACCATCCTGATCATTCTCATGATCGGGGCGGGGACAGTCTATTATTACGGCAGGCAGATCCTGGAGACGCCGGGCCCGCTCAAGGAAGACAAGATCGTCAACATTCCCGCGCGGGCCGGCAAGCGCGACATCGCCGATGTGCTGCTGCGCGAAGGGGTGATCAACGTCAATCCCTGGGCATTCATCGGCGGTGTGTTTGCGCTGAAGGCGAGCTCCGACCTCAAGCCCGGCGAGTATTCCTTCCAGAAGAATGCCAGCCTGCGCGATGTCATCGCCACCATCGTCGAGGGCAAGGTGGTGCAGCACGCCGTCACCATTCCCGAAGGCCTGACCTCCGAACAGATCGTGACGCGCCTGCTCGACAACGACATCTTCGCCGGCTCGGTGCGGGAAATCCCGCGGGAAGGTACGTTGCTGCCCGAGACCTACAAATTCCCGCGCGGGACCACGCGCGAGCAGGTGATCCAGCGCATGCAGCAGACCCAGAAGCGGGTGCTTGCGGAAATCTGGGAGCGCCGCAATCCGGATGTTCTGGTCAGGTCGCCGGAGCAGCTGATCACGCTGGCCTCGATCATTGAGAAGGAAACCGGCCGGGCCGACGAGCGCAGCCGCGTAGCGGCGGTATTCACCAATCGCCTGCGACAGAGGATCAAGCTGCAGTCGGATCCGACCATCATCTACGGCCTGGTTGGCGGCAAGGGAACGCTGGGCCGGCCGATCAAGCGCAGCGAGATTACGCAGCCGTCGCCCTACAACACCTACGTCATCGAAGGCCTGCCGCCGGGACCGATCGCCAATCCGGGCCGCGCGTCGCTTGAAGCCGCCGCCAACCCGGCGCGCACGCGCGACCTGTTCTTCGTGGCGGATGGAACGGGCGGGCACGCCTTCACCGAAACCTACGACGCGCACCAGAAAAACGTCGCCAAGCTCCGGGCGATGGAAAAGCAGATCCAGAACGACACCGTCGAACCAACAGAGGATGCGCCGCCGCCGACGGCGGCCGGCGGCGCGCCGGCCGACACTAATCCGACGGCGACGACGCGGCCGGGAGGGCAGAAAAAGCCGCCGCGTCCGGCAACACCCCCGGCGCCTGCGGCGGCACCGGCACCGGGCCGCCAGGGCGCCGCGCAGTCGACCACGACGCCGCCGGTGGTTCAGCGCTAA
- a CDS encoding YicC/YloC family endoribonuclease, protein MALSSMTGFARSHGASGPYTFEWELKSVNAKGFDLRLRLPPGWDELEALAKKRAGEVLSRGTVYANLNVKRANAVSTVRINEDVLASVVKVAGELAARIDAVAPSIDGLLGIKGVIEVVEPESDEAEDKAARDAAAAAFEQALGNLVEMRRREGATLGQILNQRMDEIERLAKKAEAAPGRKPEAIRARLAEQVAALLETSERFDADRLSQEAILIATKADIREELDRIASHVAQAREMIGKGGPIGRRLDFLAQEFNREVNTCCSKSNDLELTQTGLEMKNVVEQFREQVQNLE, encoded by the coding sequence ATGGCGCTATCGAGCATGACCGGTTTTGCCCGGAGCCACGGCGCCAGCGGTCCCTATACGTTCGAATGGGAATTGAAGTCGGTCAACGCCAAGGGCTTTGACCTGCGGTTGCGCCTGCCGCCCGGCTGGGATGAACTGGAAGCGTTGGCCAAGAAGCGCGCCGGCGAGGTGCTGTCGCGGGGCACGGTCTATGCCAATCTCAACGTCAAGCGCGCCAACGCGGTCTCGACCGTGCGCATCAATGAAGACGTGCTCGCTTCCGTCGTGAAGGTCGCGGGCGAACTCGCCGCCCGGATCGATGCGGTGGCGCCCAGCATCGACGGGCTGCTCGGCATCAAGGGCGTCATCGAGGTCGTCGAGCCCGAAAGCGACGAGGCGGAAGACAAGGCGGCAAGGGACGCGGCGGCCGCCGCCTTCGAGCAGGCGCTCGGCAACCTCGTCGAAATGCGCCGCCGCGAAGGTGCGACGCTTGGGCAAATCCTCAATCAGCGCATGGATGAAATCGAGAGGCTGGCGAAGAAAGCCGAGGCCGCGCCCGGTCGCAAGCCGGAGGCGATCAGGGCGCGCCTTGCCGAGCAGGTGGCGGCGCTATTGGAAACTTCCGAACGCTTCGACGCTGACAGGCTCAGTCAGGAAGCGATCCTGATCGCGACCAAGGCCGACATCCGCGAGGAGCTCGACCGCATCGCCTCGCATGTCGCGCAGGCCCGCGAGATGATCGGCAAGGGCGGACCGATCGGGCGGCGGCTCGACTTCCTCGCCCAGGAATTCAACCGCGAGGTCAACACCTGCTGCTCCAAGTCGAACGATCTGGAATTGACCCAGACCGGGCTCGAGATGAAGAACGTGGTCGAGCAATTCCGCGAGCAGGTCCAGAATCTGGAGTGA
- the gmk gene encoding guanylate kinase — protein sequence MVASGFDGVERRGLMFVLSSPSGAGKTTLSRMLLEREPGLKMSVSATTRPMRPGEVEGRDYFFVDKPEFEKMVEQGELLEWATVFDNLYGTPRAPVEAALSAGQDVLFDIDWQGTQQLHQKASVDVVRVFILPPSAADLEKRLHTRAQDSDEVIRGRMSRATHELSHWAEYDYIVVNQNVDEAFAEVQSILKAERLKRERRTGLTEFVRKLQRQLEK from the coding sequence ATGGTGGCTTCTGGTTTCGACGGGGTTGAGCGGCGCGGGCTGATGTTCGTGCTGTCGTCGCCGTCCGGCGCGGGCAAGACGACGCTGTCGCGTATGCTGCTTGAGCGCGAGCCGGGGCTGAAGATGTCAGTTTCAGCGACGACGCGCCCGATGCGACCGGGCGAGGTCGAGGGACGCGACTATTTCTTTGTCGACAAGCCAGAATTCGAGAAGATGGTGGAGCAGGGCGAACTGCTCGAATGGGCGACCGTATTCGACAATCTATACGGTACGCCGCGTGCGCCGGTCGAAGCGGCATTGTCGGCGGGCCAGGACGTCTTGTTCGACATCGACTGGCAAGGTACCCAACAGCTACATCAGAAGGCGAGCGTGGATGTCGTCCGCGTTTTCATTCTGCCGCCGTCCGCCGCCGATCTCGAGAAACGGCTGCACACGCGGGCGCAGGATTCGGACGAGGTCATTCGCGGGCGCATGAGCCGCGCCACCCACGAACTCAGCCATTGGGCGGAATACGACTATATCGTCGTCAACCAGAACGTCGATGAAGCCTTTGCCGAGGTGCAGTCGATCCTCAAGGCAGAGCGGCTCAAGCGTGAGCGCCGCACGGGTCTCACCGAGTTCGTTCGCAAGCTGCAGCGGCAGCTGGAAAAATAG
- a CDS encoding caspase family protein produces the protein MYGAFACSWRNSALAVLVALLFVTPAAAEKRVALVIGNSAYHNVTRLDNPRHDAALMAETLASLGFTLIGGRAQLDLDKPAMDIAVQNFGRQVQGADVALFYYAGHGVQVSGSNYLVPVGANPTREADVDFQMVDVNLVLRQMQGSGTRLNMVILDACRNNPFGARGLRASDGGLAQMRAPEGTLISYATQPGNVALDGTDGHSPYTRALATTIKQAGLDIFQTFNQVGLAVKRQTGGSQQPWVSSSPIDGNFYFVPPAPSAQQVAVAPPPQPLTSTLRPDPDRTPIKDPILLRELSDRLFELNYDPEPLDSKNGMRAAISKFQEKVKMTPTGDATEGVLTRLRKMEDLKPWGSIVFGPDSDKWGMSWNHSSRRAAIDDALKNCGTSKCPVELSFYGARCGAFAISGKSWSLVQRDTVQRARDAALDECGKAGKSCRIIGAVCADGSGP, from the coding sequence ATGTACGGGGCTTTTGCTTGTAGCTGGAGGAATTCGGCGCTGGCGGTTTTGGTCGCCCTGCTGTTCGTTACGCCTGCCGCCGCCGAAAAGCGCGTTGCGCTCGTCATCGGCAATTCCGCCTATCACAACGTGACCCGGCTCGATAACCCGCGCCACGATGCGGCGCTGATGGCGGAGACGTTGGCCTCGCTCGGCTTCACGCTGATCGGCGGCCGTGCCCAGCTCGATCTGGACAAGCCGGCGATGGATATCGCCGTGCAGAATTTCGGCCGCCAGGTCCAGGGCGCCGATGTTGCGCTGTTCTATTATGCCGGCCACGGCGTGCAGGTGTCCGGCTCGAATTATCTGGTGCCGGTCGGCGCCAATCCGACACGCGAGGCCGATGTCGATTTCCAGATGGTGGACGTCAATCTCGTGCTGCGCCAGATGCAGGGCTCGGGCACGCGGCTCAACATGGTGATCCTCGATGCCTGCCGGAACAACCCGTTCGGCGCGCGCGGCTTGCGCGCCTCCGACGGCGGTCTGGCGCAAATGCGCGCGCCGGAGGGCACGCTGATCTCCTATGCGACGCAGCCCGGCAATGTCGCGCTCGATGGCACCGACGGCCACAGTCCCTACACCAGGGCGCTTGCCACGACGATCAAGCAGGCCGGGCTCGATATCTTCCAGACCTTCAACCAGGTCGGCCTTGCCGTAAAACGCCAGACCGGCGGATCGCAGCAGCCCTGGGTGTCGTCCTCGCCGATCGACGGCAATTTCTATTTCGTGCCGCCTGCTCCATCAGCCCAGCAGGTCGCCGTCGCGCCACCGCCTCAACCGCTGACCTCGACGCTGCGCCCTGATCCCGACCGCACGCCGATCAAGGATCCCATCCTGCTGCGCGAATTGAGCGATCGCCTGTTCGAGCTCAATTACGATCCGGAGCCGCTCGATAGCAAGAACGGCATGCGCGCCGCGATCTCCAAGTTTCAGGAGAAGGTGAAGATGACGCCGACCGGCGACGCCACCGAAGGCGTGCTGACGCGGCTGCGCAAGATGGAAGACCTGAAGCCGTGGGGCTCGATCGTGTTCGGCCCCGACAGCGACAAATGGGGCATGTCGTGGAATCATTCGTCGCGGCGGGCGGCGATCGATGATGCGCTGAAGAATTGCGGCACCAGCAAATGTCCGGTCGAGCTGAGTTTTTACGGCGCGCGGTGCGGCGCGTTCGCGATTTCGGGAAAATCCTGGTCGCTGGTTCAGCGCGACACCGTTCAGCGCGCCAGGGACGCTGCGCTTGACGAGTGCGGCAAGGCTGGCAAATCTTGCCGTATTATTGGCGCGGTCTGTGCGGATGGATCGGGCCCCTAG
- a CDS encoding RelA/SpoT domain-containing protein: MEWAVPKHAKKRVNWAGKMLLAEVPPFDWSAAERGEEYTGNDAHHAWAQDYFEALDIINNWRSSHNFPLNTFHIGLKRRAKIIDPKAITAQRIKRLASIEAKLRRFPTMTLSQMQDIGGCRAIVATAQGVAKLCESYAESDLKHILHETDNYIDTPKDSGYRGVHLIYRYHSDRRQDYNSLKIEMQLRSQLQHAWATAVETVGAFVRQALKSSVGEQE; encoded by the coding sequence ATGGAATGGGCTGTTCCAAAGCACGCCAAGAAGCGCGTTAACTGGGCTGGGAAAATGCTCCTTGCCGAGGTGCCGCCCTTTGATTGGTCTGCGGCAGAACGGGGCGAAGAATATACCGGCAATGACGCACATCACGCGTGGGCGCAGGACTATTTTGAAGCGCTGGACATAATTAACAACTGGCGCTCATCGCATAACTTTCCGCTCAACACCTTTCATATCGGCCTCAAGCGCCGAGCAAAGATTATTGATCCCAAAGCGATCACCGCACAGAGGATTAAGCGTCTAGCCTCGATCGAAGCCAAGCTTCGTCGCTTCCCGACCATGACACTCTCTCAGATGCAGGATATTGGAGGTTGTCGCGCTATCGTTGCAACGGCGCAGGGCGTTGCAAAATTATGCGAGAGCTACGCTGAGAGCGACCTGAAACATATCCTGCATGAGACTGACAACTACATCGACACGCCAAAGGATTCCGGGTACCGCGGCGTGCACCTTATTTATCGATATCATTCCGACAGAAGGCAGGACTATAACTCGCTGAAAATCGAGATGCAGCTGCGGTCGCAGTTGCAACACGCGTGGGCGACGGCTGTCGAGACCGTCGGCGCATTTGTTCGTCAAGCTTTGAAGTCAAGTGTTGGTGAGCAAGAGTGA
- a CDS encoding PHB depolymerase family esterase, whose protein sequence is MFPILWRLLTLVLCWLVSGAASAGELRQKVFTAKSYAGSRDRHYQVFVPSTYTGQDAVPLVMILHGCRQTETNMINETRFKDLAERDNFIAVYPFITSYDGMRETNCWGFFLDQHIHKGAGEVEDLHQIAREIEAELKIDPNRRYVTGLSSGAGMSVALAVAHSDYFAAAGSVEGLPYAETSSAVGFVCVNPGSFKPVSANVAAMKAEQQQPEEQRPVPIMAIHSRNDCVVNKLASENIRDAWIRRYGLSPSPTATLDCTAEGVPCTQTRYGSPQRSVVETVFYEGKRGDFIGTGTHYWVGDNSGQFADPTGPSATELQWAFFKAHPFREAPPPSISISAAQATGNSISVNGTASASAGSVASVTVRLDGRFPQPAKTASGTSDWAVTFDNLHMDAIYVPVATAKDNDGASTNIAGNPITLGSPPPNAPPSVTISSASVSGDCITVAGSASDPEGQLASVGVELGTRPRKPAGVSQDKFKYQECGLPGGTYATRAQAADRAGATSPVSSGPDVTVSNLQAVTANWQAHMGAGRLRVYSAPCASVGFGSCDQGFSEIFLANQFNPFPLHRKATSNDWYVRPESIP, encoded by the coding sequence ATGTTTCCCATCCTGTGGCGATTGTTGACGCTCGTTCTTTGCTGGCTGGTCAGCGGAGCTGCTTCTGCCGGCGAGTTGCGGCAGAAGGTGTTCACGGCAAAATCCTACGCAGGTTCGCGCGATCGCCACTATCAGGTCTTCGTGCCGTCTACCTACACAGGACAGGATGCGGTGCCGCTTGTGATGATCTTGCACGGCTGCCGCCAGACCGAGACCAACATGATCAACGAGACGCGCTTCAAGGATCTGGCGGAGCGCGATAACTTCATCGCGGTTTACCCCTTCATCACCTCCTATGACGGCATGCGGGAGACGAATTGCTGGGGCTTCTTTCTCGACCAGCACATTCACAAGGGCGCAGGTGAGGTCGAGGACCTGCACCAGATCGCACGCGAGATCGAGGCCGAGTTGAAGATCGATCCCAACCGGCGCTATGTGACCGGCCTGTCCTCCGGCGCCGGAATGTCGGTGGCGCTCGCCGTCGCTCACAGCGACTATTTTGCCGCGGCCGGCTCTGTCGAGGGCCTGCCCTACGCGGAGACCTCCTCCGCAGTAGGTTTCGTCTGCGTCAATCCGGGGAGTTTCAAGCCGGTCTCCGCCAATGTGGCCGCGATGAAAGCGGAGCAGCAGCAACCCGAGGAGCAGCGTCCCGTTCCGATCATGGCCATTCATTCGCGCAACGATTGCGTGGTGAATAAATTGGCATCCGAAAACATACGGGATGCCTGGATCCGCCGTTACGGACTTAGCCCCTCACCAACTGCGACACTGGATTGTACGGCTGAAGGCGTGCCCTGCACCCAGACGAGGTATGGCAGCCCGCAGCGCTCCGTGGTCGAGACCGTCTTTTACGAAGGCAAGCGTGGCGATTTCATCGGCACCGGTACTCACTATTGGGTCGGCGACAACAGTGGACAATTCGCCGATCCGACCGGGCCGAGCGCCACCGAGTTGCAATGGGCTTTCTTTAAGGCGCATCCGTTCCGCGAAGCCCCACCCCCGTCGATCTCAATCAGCGCGGCTCAGGCCACCGGAAATTCGATCAGCGTGAACGGGACGGCGTCCGCCTCCGCGGGCTCGGTTGCGAGCGTGACGGTGCGGCTCGATGGCCGCTTTCCTCAACCAGCGAAAACCGCTTCGGGGACCAGCGATTGGGCCGTGACGTTCGATAATCTGCATATGGACGCCATCTACGTGCCGGTCGCGACCGCGAAAGACAACGACGGCGCCAGCACGAACATAGCAGGCAATCCGATCACGCTTGGATCGCCGCCGCCGAATGCCCCACCCAGCGTCACGATCAGCAGCGCCTCGGTCAGCGGCGACTGTATCACGGTGGCGGGCTCCGCGTCCGATCCCGAGGGACAGCTCGCCAGTGTCGGCGTAGAGCTGGGGACCCGGCCACGAAAACCCGCAGGCGTGAGCCAGGACAAGTTCAAATACCAGGAATGCGGGTTGCCTGGAGGAACCTACGCGACCCGAGCCCAGGCGGCGGATCGCGCCGGCGCAACGAGCCCCGTCAGCTCGGGCCCCGACGTGACCGTGAGCAATTTGCAAGCCGTCACCGCCAATTGGCAGGCCCACATGGGTGCCGGCAGGTTACGGGTCTACTCCGCGCCGTGCGCGAGTGTTGGCTTTGGTTCGTGCGATCAGGGATTTTCCGAGATCTTTCTCGCCAACCAGTTCAATCCCTTCCCGCTGCACAGGAAAGCGACCTCCAACGACTGGTACGTGCGGCCGGAGAGCATACCCTGA
- a CDS encoding PRC-barrel domain-containing protein, with protein MARATAHPDHQCISSEDIHGTEVYGADGKNIGEIDHLIIDKMSGRVAYAVMSFGGFVGLGHSHYPIPWAALKYDRSLLGFRTDITEQQLRDAPEFSDDSWQDRDWETRTHQYYGTPTYWEGRGGL; from the coding sequence ATGGCCCGCGCAACAGCCCATCCAGATCATCAGTGCATCTCAAGCGAAGACATTCATGGAACCGAGGTTTATGGAGCAGATGGAAAGAATATCGGTGAGATCGATCACCTCATCATCGACAAGATGTCAGGTCGCGTAGCCTACGCCGTCATGAGCTTTGGCGGATTTGTTGGGTTGGGCCATAGCCATTATCCCATCCCGTGGGCCGCTCTGAAGTATGACAGATCGCTCCTTGGTTTTCGAACTGATATCACCGAGCAACAACTGAGGGATGCGCCTGAGTTCAGTGATGACTCCTGGCAGGATCGAGACTGGGAAACACGCACTCACCAGTACTACGGCACGCCTACGTACTGGGAAGGACGAGGTGGTCTATAG
- a CDS encoding alpha/beta hydrolase, with translation MTDIIILPGIGGSGEKHWQTRWENINPRCRRLQPADWDRPDLKNWIEALDRAVAAASRPPILVAHSLACLLLAHWQQASTAQVSGAFLAAVPDPQAQAFPIEAASFANPPSSKFRFPSLIVASAYDPYGTVDYARERANQWGSGIVEVGALGHINEASDLGDWPQGKALFTAFAAGVAD, from the coding sequence ATGACCGACATCATTATCCTGCCGGGAATTGGCGGATCTGGTGAGAAGCACTGGCAAACCCGATGGGAAAACATCAACCCGCGCTGCCGCCGCCTCCAGCCCGCCGACTGGGACCGGCCCGACCTCAAGAACTGGATCGAAGCGCTGGATCGCGCTGTCGCCGCAGCGTCACGACCGCCGATCCTTGTCGCTCACAGCCTTGCCTGTCTTCTGCTTGCCCACTGGCAGCAGGCGTCCACCGCGCAGGTCTCGGGCGCATTCCTCGCTGCCGTCCCTGATCCGCAAGCGCAGGCCTTCCCCATCGAGGCCGCCAGTTTCGCCAATCCGCCATCGAGCAAATTCCGCTTCCCCTCGCTCATCGTCGCGAGCGCGTACGATCCATATGGCACGGTCGACTATGCCCGCGAGAGAGCGAACCAATGGGGCAGCGGCATTGTCGAAGTGGGAGCGCTTGGGCACATCAACGAGGCCAGCGACCTTGGGGATTGGCCGCAGGGAAAGGCATTGTTCACGGCATTTGCGGCCGGAGTGGCAGATTAA
- a CDS encoding Lrp/AsnC family transcriptional regulator, whose translation MSFRESSVPALDPTDVAIIEAMQEDGRIAISELGRRIGLSQPATSERVKRLEERGIITGYTAKINPAALGLRMMAVIRLRTTHEHIQSCLKQFSKMPQIMEVLRLTGEDCFILKVFVPSPQELETIVDTVARHGAVTTSLVLRSEPPKPIGRALIR comes from the coding sequence ATGTCTTTTCGAGAAAGTTCTGTCCCCGCGCTGGACCCGACCGATGTTGCGATTATCGAAGCGATGCAGGAGGATGGGCGCATCGCGATTTCAGAGCTTGGCCGCAGAATAGGGCTCTCACAGCCCGCGACCTCGGAGCGGGTCAAGCGGCTGGAGGAGCGCGGAATCATCACCGGCTATACCGCCAAGATCAATCCGGCCGCGCTCGGCTTGCGGATGATGGCCGTCATCCGCCTGCGCACGACCCACGAGCATATCCAGTCCTGCCTCAAGCAGTTTTCCAAGATGCCTCAAATCATGGAGGTGCTGCGGCTGACCGGCGAGGATTGTTTCATTCTCAAGGTGTTCGTGCCCTCGCCGCAGGAACTTGAGACGATCGTGGATACGGTCGCCCGGCACGGTGCGGTCACGACGTCGCTGGTTTTACGAAGCGAGCCGCCAAAGCCGATCGGTCGCGCGCTGATCCGGTGA
- a CDS encoding VOC family protein, translating into MAKNTAKNTICLWYDKDAEAAARFYAETFPDSAVHAVHRAPSDYPSGKAGDVLTVDFTVAGVPCLGLNGGPAFKHNEAFSFQIATDDQEETDRYWNAIVGNGGQESACGWCKDRWGISWQITPRVLTEALAVGGAEAKRAFDAMMEMKKIDVAAIEAARRG; encoded by the coding sequence ATGGCCAAGAACACAGCAAAGAACACGATTTGTCTCTGGTACGACAAGGACGCCGAGGCTGCGGCCCGCTTCTACGCCGAGACCTTTCCTGACAGCGCGGTGCACGCCGTCCACCGCGCGCCCAGCGACTATCCATCCGGCAAGGCGGGGGATGTGCTGACGGTCGATTTCACGGTGGCCGGCGTCCCTTGCCTCGGCCTCAATGGCGGGCCTGCGTTCAAGCATAACGAAGCCTTCTCGTTTCAGATCGCCACCGACGATCAGGAAGAGACCGACCGCTACTGGAACGCCATCGTCGGCAATGGCGGGCAGGAAAGCGCGTGCGGCTGGTGCAAGGACAGATGGGGCATCTCCTGGCAAATCACGCCGCGTGTGTTGACCGAGGCGCTGGCGGTTGGCGGCGCCGAAGCCAAGCGCGCGTTCGATGCGATGATGGAGATGAAAAAGATCGACGTCGCCGCGATCGAGGCAGCGCGGCGCGGCTGA
- a CDS encoding LysE family translocator, whose protein sequence is MTFLTFLVTSYSLLAVPGPTNTLLATSGAGVGISRSLHLLAAELCGYLMAIALLRLVLGPVMLDVPIVAVILRAIVTIYILCLAVTLWRHRSRQFGDGPAVTFSHVLLTTLLNPKAIVFAFLLLPLQLAPLELLPWLTVISLQIVTAGAAWLVFGAMLGRGVNRLTHPDLVNRLGAFALVAIAGLIWLPLLATF, encoded by the coding sequence ATGACCTTCCTCACCTTCCTCGTGACATCCTATTCCCTGCTGGCGGTACCCGGGCCGACCAACACTTTGCTCGCCACATCAGGCGCAGGCGTCGGCATCTCCCGATCGCTGCATTTGCTGGCGGCCGAGCTCTGCGGCTACCTCATGGCGATCGCATTGCTGCGGCTGGTTCTCGGCCCCGTGATGCTCGACGTCCCGATTGTTGCGGTCATCCTGCGCGCCATCGTCACGATCTACATTCTCTGCCTCGCCGTCACGCTCTGGCGCCACCGCTCGCGCCAGTTCGGCGATGGCCCCGCAGTAACGTTCAGCCACGTCCTGCTAACCACGCTGCTGAATCCCAAGGCAATCGTCTTCGCCTTCCTGCTGTTGCCGCTTCAGCTTGCGCCGCTTGAATTGTTGCCGTGGTTAACCGTGATATCGCTGCAGATCGTCACCGCCGGCGCTGCGTGGCTCGTCTTCGGCGCCATGCTGGGACGCGGCGTCAACCGCCTGACGCATCCTGATCTCGTCAACCGGCTTGGTGCATTCGCGCTGGTCGCGATTGCGGGCCTGATCTGGCTGCCGTTGCTCGCAACGTTTTGA
- a CDS encoding alcohol dehydrogenase → MARMVRQSLVKFDAPLCETIIDTPKPQGREVLVRIERCGLCHSDLHIQDGYADLGGGKRLDTTRGMTLPFTLGHEIAGVVDEVGPEAPKELIGKKQAVFPWIGCGQCRDCAAGDENLCVKQRFLGVSIDGGFATHVLVPDAKYLLDYDPLPVNQAATLMCSGVTAYGALKRLVDRPRQRNLLLIGLGGVGMMGLSFAQAMFKQNITVADLSPAARETALQNGAAVAYDPAEPEVVRRILKETEGGFDGVIDFAGNEKSMAFAVATVARGGKVVVSGLMGGSFSLPMVQWVYKRMTIEGFMVGTLAEGKELMALARAGKIKPTPMKEEPMADVQKWIDELRAGKVVGRIVLKN, encoded by the coding sequence ATGGCGCGAATGGTCCGTCAATCCCTCGTCAAGTTCGATGCGCCGTTGTGCGAGACCATCATCGACACGCCGAAGCCGCAAGGCCGAGAAGTCCTCGTCCGCATCGAGCGCTGCGGGCTCTGCCATTCCGATCTGCACATCCAGGACGGCTATGCCGATCTCGGCGGCGGCAAACGGCTCGACACCACGCGCGGCATGACGCTGCCGTTCACGCTCGGCCACGAGATCGCCGGCGTCGTCGATGAAGTCGGTCCCGAAGCGCCTAAGGAGCTGATCGGCAAGAAGCAGGCGGTATTCCCCTGGATCGGCTGCGGCCAGTGCCGCGACTGCGCCGCTGGCGATGAAAACCTCTGCGTCAAGCAGCGCTTCCTCGGCGTCTCCATCGACGGCGGTTTTGCCACCCACGTGCTGGTGCCCGACGCCAAGTACCTGCTCGACTACGATCCGCTGCCGGTCAACCAGGCGGCGACGCTGATGTGCTCGGGGGTGACCGCCTATGGCGCGCTGAAGCGGCTGGTCGACCGTCCGCGCCAGCGCAATCTGCTGCTGATCGGTCTCGGCGGCGTCGGCATGATGGGGCTTTCGTTTGCGCAAGCGATGTTCAAGCAGAACATCACCGTCGCCGATCTCTCCCCCGCCGCACGCGAGACCGCGCTCCAGAACGGCGCGGCGGTCGCCTACGATCCGGCCGAGCCGGAAGTCGTCAGGCGCATCCTCAAGGAGACCGAAGGCGGTTTTGACGGCGTCATCGATTTCGCCGGCAACGAGAAATCGATGGCGTTCGCGGTTGCGACGGTCGCGCGCGGCGGCAAGGTCGTGGTCTCCGGCCTGATGGGCGGCAGTTTCAGCCTGCCGATGGTGCAATGGGTCTACAAGCGCATGACCATCGAAGGCTTCATGGTCGGCACGCTGGCCGAAGGCAAGGAACTGATGGCGCTCGCCCGCGCCGGCAAGATCAAGCCGACGCCGATGAAGGAAGAGCCGATGGCCGACGTCCAGAAATGGATCGACGAACTGCGCGCCGGGAAAGTGGTCGGGCGGATCGTGCTGAAGAACTGA